A genomic region of Zalophus californianus isolate mZalCal1 chromosome 1, mZalCal1.pri.v2, whole genome shotgun sequence contains the following coding sequences:
- the LOC113916503 gene encoding 40S ribosomal protein S6-like produces MKLNISFPATGCQKLIEVDNECKLHTFYEKRMATEVAADALGEEWKGYVVRISGGNDKQGFPMKQGVLTHGRVHLLLSKGHSCYRPRRTGERKRKSVQGCIVDANLTVLNLVTVKKGAKDIPGLTDTTVPRRLGPKRASRIRKLFNLSKEDDLRQYVVRKPLNKEGKKPRTKAPKIQRLVTPRVLQHKRRRIALKKQRTKKNKEEAAEYAKLLAKRMKEAKEKCQEQIAKRWRLSSESFYL; encoded by the coding sequence ATGAAGCTGAACATCTCTTTCCCAGCTACTGGCTGCCAGAAACTCATTGAAGTGGACAATGAATGCAAACTTCATACCTTTTATGAGAAGCGTATGGCCACAGAAGTTGCTGCTGATGCTCTGGGTGAAGAATGGAAGGGTTATGTGGTCCGAATCAGTGGTGGCAATGACAAACAGGGCTTCCCCATGAAGCAGGGTGTCTTGACCCATGGTCGTGTCCACCTGCTGCTGAGTAAGGGGCATTCCTGCTATAGACCAAGGcggactggagagagaaagcgcaaaTCTGTTCAGGGTTGCATTGTGGATGCCAATCTCACTGTTCTCAACTTGGTCACTGTaaaaaaaggggcaaaggatATTCCTGGACTCACTGATACTACTGTGCCTCGTCGCCTGGGGCCCAAAAGAGCCAGCAGAATCCGCAAACTTTTCAATCTCTCTAAAGAAGATGATCTCCGCCAGTATGTTGTGAGAAAGCCCCtaaacaaagaagggaagaaacctAGAACCAAAGCGCCTAAGATTCAGCGTCTTGTTACTCCACGAGTCCTCCAGCACAAACGGCGGCGTATTGCTTTGAAGAAGCAGCGCACtaagaaaaacaaggaagaggctgcagaatatgctaaacttttggccaagagaatgaaggaggccaaagaaaaatgCCAGGAACAGATTGCCAAGAGATGGAGGCTGTCCTCTGAGAGCTTCTACCTCTAA